One segment of Rosa chinensis cultivar Old Blush chromosome 6, RchiOBHm-V2, whole genome shotgun sequence DNA contains the following:
- the LOC112171178 gene encoding DNA-binding protein HEXBP-like, with protein sequence MAIEQENLIFQEQESAERDSRRKGKATVENSEGTDAQGGFWKRRRTHQQAPAREAATPARVAPVGQGAPLRCYNCKEIGHTAKACTKPKNLACFTCGQTGHFSRDCTQQQGRGQGNQRGQQPLGHV encoded by the coding sequence atggccattgagcaggagaacttgaTTTTCCAGGAGCAGGAGTCTGCTGAGAGGGACTCCcgaaggaagggaaaggcaactgTTGAGAACAGTGAAGGGACAGATGCTCAGGGTGGGTTCTGGAAGAGGCGCAGGACTCATCAGCAGGCGCCAGCTAGGGAAGCGGCTACACCTGCTAGGGTTGCACCTGTTGGGCAGGGAGCACCTCTGAGATGTTACAACTGTAAGGAGATTGGCCATACTGCTAAGGCTTGCACAAAACCGAAGAACTTGGCGTGTTTTACTTGTGGCCAGACAGGgcatttctcaagggattgtacccagcagcagGGCAGGGGACAAGGAAATCAGCGAGGACAGCAGCCTTTGGGGCATGTCTGA